From Solidesulfovibrio carbinoliphilus subsp. oakridgensis, the proteins below share one genomic window:
- a CDS encoding calcium-binding protein produces the protein MISWLNAETFQVVANAAPGEGVVIGPIVETGSAPSFLAGSSSTAAPASINVLDMAYSNYATLQNSVASPWMMVGGSGNDAFYGGYGNDAIVGNDGNDTLGAMFGTNWIDGGSGNDTLFAGLTPSVYIGGSGTDTLAVASAPGYLQLSKTTIDLYNPTTSTVASYTGNMVLDTFNNVNYGFVDKSVETITYLPSGSTLTL, from the coding sequence ATGATCAGTTGGCTTAATGCCGAGACGTTTCAGGTGGTGGCCAATGCCGCCCCCGGCGAAGGCGTTGTCATCGGTCCCATTGTCGAAACCGGTTCCGCGCCGAGTTTCCTGGCCGGTTCTTCTTCCACCGCCGCGCCGGCCAGCATCAATGTTCTGGACATGGCCTATTCGAACTATGCCACGTTGCAGAATTCGGTCGCTTCGCCCTGGATGATGGTCGGCGGCAGCGGCAACGATGCCTTCTACGGCGGCTACGGCAACGACGCGATCGTCGGCAATGACGGCAACGACACCCTTGGCGCCATGTTCGGCACCAATTGGATCGACGGCGGCAGCGGCAACGACACGCTTTTTGCGGGACTGACACCGAGCGTCTACATCGGCGGCAGCGGCACCGACACCCTGGCCGTGGCCAGCGCCCCCGGCTACCTGCAGCTTTCGAAAACGACCATCGATCTGTATAATCCGACCACGTCGACGGTCGCCTCCTATACCGGCAACATGGTGCTCGACACCTTCAACAACGTGAATTACGGATTTGTCGACAAGTCCGTGGAGACGATCACGTACCTGCCTTCCGGTTCGACGCTGACCCTGTAG
- a CDS encoding sigma-54 interaction domain-containing protein, producing MALPRDIPCEAIMESLADGVFTVDTDWNITFFNRAAGVVAGIPPAEALGRKCWEVLHSSLCDGACALRACIEGERTLSNQSIFIVRPDGTKVPVSISAAPLRDGSGRIVGGVETFRDISDLARLRKELEGVCTLEDIITKNKGLARTLELLPKIAASGSSVLLLGESGTGKELFARALHSLSPRRAGPFVAVNCGAIPAELLESELFGHVRGAFTDAKADRKGRFELARGGTLFLDEVGDMPLALQVKLLRVLQEKVVEPLGSEKSLSTDVRVVAATNRDLAAMAASGEFRRDLFYRLGVARLVLPPLRDRPEDIPLLAATFIERLNLLQAKAVAGLADAALKRLMRHDYPGNVRELQNILEYAFILRGQGRIGLEDLPDYLRPEPGEAASPAASGTMRAIKFQAITALLARNGGRRMEACRELGITKDTLRRILEAGPGA from the coding sequence ATGGCCCTGCCCCGGGACATCCCCTGCGAAGCCATCATGGAGTCCCTGGCCGACGGGGTCTTCACCGTGGACACGGACTGGAACATCACGTTTTTCAACCGGGCGGCCGGGGTCGTGGCCGGCATCCCTCCGGCCGAGGCCTTGGGCCGCAAGTGCTGGGAGGTCCTCCATTCGAGTCTGTGCGACGGGGCCTGCGCCCTTCGGGCCTGCATCGAGGGGGAGCGGACCCTGTCCAACCAGTCGATCTTCATCGTGCGGCCGGACGGGACCAAGGTGCCGGTCAGCATCAGCGCGGCCCCCTTGCGCGACGGATCGGGCCGCATCGTCGGCGGGGTGGAGACCTTCCGCGACATTTCCGACCTGGCCAGGCTGCGCAAGGAACTGGAAGGGGTCTGCACCCTCGAGGACATCATCACCAAGAACAAGGGCCTGGCCCGCACCCTGGAGCTTTTGCCCAAGATCGCGGCCAGCGGCTCCTCGGTCCTGCTCCTTGGCGAATCCGGCACGGGCAAGGAGCTTTTCGCCCGGGCCCTGCACTCCTTGAGTCCCCGCCGGGCCGGGCCGTTCGTGGCCGTCAACTGCGGGGCCATCCCGGCGGAGCTGCTCGAATCCGAGCTCTTCGGCCACGTCCGGGGGGCGTTCACCGACGCCAAGGCCGACCGCAAGGGCCGTTTCGAGCTGGCCCGGGGCGGCACGCTCTTTCTGGACGAGGTCGGGGACATGCCGCTGGCCTTGCAGGTGAAGCTGTTGCGCGTGCTCCAGGAAAAGGTGGTCGAACCGCTCGGCTCGGAAAAGAGCCTCTCCACCGACGTCCGGGTGGTGGCCGCCACCAACCGGGACCTGGCCGCCATGGCCGCGTCCGGGGAGTTCCGGCGCGACCTCTTCTACCGCCTGGGCGTGGCCCGGCTGGTCCTGCCGCCCCTGCGGGACCGGCCCGAGGACATTCCGCTTTTGGCCGCCACCTTCATCGAACGCCTGAACCTGCTGCAGGCCAAGGCCGTGGCCGGCCTGGCCGACGCGGCCCTGAAAAGGCTCATGCGCCACGACTACCCGGGCAACGTCCGGGAGCTGCAAAACATCCTCGAATACGCCTTCATCCTGCGCGGCCAGGGCCGCATCGGCCTCGAAGACCTGCCCGACTACCTGCGCCCCGAGCCGGGCGAGGCGGCCTCGCCGGCCGCGTCCGGCACCATGCGGGCCATCAAGTTCCAGGCCATAACCGCCCTCCTGGCCCGCAACGGCGGCCGGCGCATGGAGGCCTGCCGCGAGCTCGGCATCACCAAGGACACCCTGCGCCGCATCCTGGAGGCGGGGCCGGGCGCCTGA
- a CDS encoding Mrp/NBP35 family ATP-binding protein: MNENGLRDLNEEIRPKPASGLDAVKAVVVVLSGKGGVGKSTVAANLAAGLAMAGRRTGLLDVDVHGPSIPRLLKLTGSRPGMEETFMVPVDWHWNLGVMSIGFLLPGPDDAVIWRGPAKAGVIQQMAEKVAWGERDVLVVDCPPGTGDEPLSVLQIFGDKARAVIVTSPQDVAVDDVRRSITFCRQLATPIIGIIENLSGFACPSCGAVHDIFSAGGGEKLAAEAGVPFLGRIPVDPEVARSGDDGDVFLAVAGQSPSAVAFKAVIASVEKALGLPAVPAEKG, encoded by the coding sequence ATGAACGAAAACGGACTGCGCGATTTGAACGAGGAAATCCGGCCCAAGCCCGCCAGCGGGCTCGATGCCGTCAAGGCCGTGGTGGTCGTGCTTTCGGGCAAGGGCGGGGTGGGCAAGTCCACGGTGGCCGCCAACCTGGCCGCCGGCCTGGCCATGGCCGGCCGGCGCACGGGCCTCCTGGACGTGGATGTTCACGGGCCGAGCATCCCGAGGCTGCTCAAACTCACCGGCAGCCGGCCCGGCATGGAAGAGACCTTCATGGTCCCGGTGGACTGGCACTGGAACCTCGGCGTCATGTCCATCGGCTTTCTCCTGCCCGGTCCGGACGACGCCGTCATCTGGCGCGGCCCGGCCAAGGCCGGGGTCATCCAGCAGATGGCCGAAAAGGTGGCCTGGGGCGAACGCGACGTGTTGGTGGTCGACTGCCCGCCCGGCACCGGCGACGAGCCGCTGTCCGTGCTCCAGATTTTCGGCGACAAGGCCCGGGCCGTCATCGTCACCTCGCCCCAGGACGTGGCCGTGGACGACGTCCGCCGCTCCATCACCTTCTGCCGCCAGCTTGCGACGCCCATCATCGGCATCATCGAGAACCTGAGCGGCTTCGCCTGCCCGTCCTGCGGCGCGGTCCACGACATCTTCAGCGCCGGCGGCGGGGAAAAGCTGGCCGCCGAGGCCGGGGTGCCCTTTCTCGGCCGCATTCCCGTGGACCCGGAAGTGGCCCGCTCGGGCGACGACGGCGACGTGTTCCTGGCCGTGGCCGGCCAGAGTCCCTCCGCCGTGGCCTTCAAGGCCGTCATCGCCTCGGTCGAAAAAGCCCTCGGCCTGCCGGCGGTCCCGGCCGAAAAAGGATGA
- a CDS encoding iron-sulfur cluster assembly scaffold protein — translation MSDATPKDPLDAVLEIFEQEEQAELVKRFGERGYAIWRDAPARPRLENPTSVGTVKGSCGDTIAIALGIEGERIVRSDFMTDGCASSCIAAATAAALARGKSLDEAVDIDEQAIVTAVGRFPDDDRHCAYLAAAAVREAVHRWMIGGEGGGGGREDASGGRGE, via the coding sequence ATGTCGGACGCCACCCCCAAAGACCCCCTCGACGCCGTCCTCGAGATCTTCGAGCAGGAAGAGCAGGCGGAACTCGTCAAGCGGTTCGGCGAGCGCGGCTACGCCATCTGGCGCGACGCGCCGGCCCGGCCCCGCCTCGAGAACCCGACCAGCGTCGGCACGGTCAAGGGCTCCTGCGGCGACACCATCGCCATTGCCCTCGGCATTGAGGGCGAGCGGATCGTCAGGAGCGATTTCATGACCGACGGCTGCGCTTCGAGCTGCATCGCCGCGGCCACCGCCGCCGCCCTGGCCCGGGGCAAGAGCCTGGACGAGGCCGTGGACATCGACGAGCAGGCCATTGTCACCGCCGTCGGCCGCTTCCCGGACGACGACCGCCACTGCGCCTACCTGGCCGCCGCCGCCGTGCGCGAGGCCGTGCACCGGTGGATGATCGGAGGCGAAGGGGGAGGGGGAGGAAGAGAAGATGCCTCCGGCGGCCGGGGGGAATGA
- a CDS encoding NifB/NifX family molybdenum-iron cluster-binding protein: MNTIIAVSSEGPGLDDAVDPRFGRAAGFVVVDGAGGTRYLDNGGSQAMAHGAGIESARRIAEAGAKVLLSGVVGPKAASALAAAGVAVVEGMEGLTVGEAVARYRAGQGA, encoded by the coding sequence ATGAATACGATTATTGCCGTCAGCAGCGAAGGGCCGGGCCTGGACGACGCCGTCGATCCCCGGTTCGGCCGGGCCGCCGGTTTCGTGGTGGTCGATGGAGCGGGGGGGACCCGCTATCTGGACAACGGCGGTTCCCAGGCCATGGCCCACGGAGCCGGCATCGAGTCCGCCCGGCGCATCGCCGAGGCCGGAGCCAAGGTGCTCCTGTCCGGCGTGGTCGGCCCCAAGGCGGCCAGCGCCCTGGCCGCCGCCGGCGTGGCCGTGGTCGAGGGCATGGAAGGCCTGACCGTGGGGGAGGCCGTGGCCCGGTACCGGGCCGGGCAGGGAGCCTAG
- a CDS encoding 4Fe-4S binding protein has translation MIAAIASGKGGTGKTTVSASLASVWTEACGRPVLAVDLDVEEPNLHLFLRPTIASSRAATLEVPVVDAAVCTRCGACRELCQFGAITVMGDTPLVFVDMCHGCGGCLAVCPAGAITPGARELGRIEEGAAGPIGFLAGRLRVGEAMSPPLIRAVLRRLGELSAGRDIADRPDVLLDAPPGVSCPATAAVATADCIVLVAEPTPFGLHDFRLAVEAFTPLAKPMAVVINRGGEGSGELRAFCAVAGLPVLAEIPDDRLVAETYARGGLLADVGPDYRSLCLTLVSAVAGLAGRSGGSRHA, from the coding sequence ATGATCGCGGCCATCGCCAGCGGCAAGGGCGGCACGGGCAAGACCACCGTGTCCGCGTCCCTGGCCTCGGTCTGGACCGAGGCCTGCGGACGTCCGGTCCTGGCCGTGGACCTGGACGTGGAGGAGCCGAACCTGCACCTGTTTTTGCGGCCGACCATCGCCAGCTCCCGGGCCGCCACCCTGGAGGTTCCGGTCGTGGACGCGGCCGTCTGCACGCGGTGCGGCGCCTGCCGCGAACTCTGCCAGTTCGGGGCCATCACCGTCATGGGCGACACGCCGCTCGTCTTCGTCGACATGTGCCACGGCTGCGGCGGCTGTCTGGCCGTGTGCCCGGCCGGGGCCATCACCCCGGGCGCGCGGGAGCTTGGCCGCATCGAGGAAGGCGCGGCCGGCCCCATCGGCTTTCTGGCCGGCCGGCTGCGGGTGGGCGAGGCCATGAGCCCGCCGCTCATCCGGGCCGTCCTGCGCCGTCTGGGCGAGCTGTCGGCCGGCCGCGACATAGCGGACAGGCCGGACGTCCTCCTCGACGCCCCGCCCGGGGTGAGCTGTCCGGCCACGGCCGCCGTGGCCACGGCCGACTGCATCGTGCTGGTGGCCGAACCCACGCCTTTTGGCCTGCACGACTTCCGGCTGGCCGTGGAGGCCTTCACGCCCCTGGCCAAACCGATGGCCGTGGTGATCAACCGCGGCGGCGAGGGCAGCGGCGAACTGCGCGCCTTTTGCGCCGTGGCCGGCCTGCCCGTCCTGGCCGAGATCCCGGACGACCGGCTGGTGGCCGAGACCTACGCCCGGGGAGGGCTCCTGGCCGACGTGGGCCCGGACTACCGGTCCCTGTGCCTCACTCTCGTCTCCGCCGTGGCCGGGCTGGCCGGCCGGTCCGGAGGGTCCCGCCATGCGTGA
- a CDS encoding ATP-binding protein, with protein sequence MREIVVLSGKGGAGKTSLTAAFAALAEKKIVCDLDVDAPDLHILLDPTNTVAEEFISGHLAAVDPDLCDGCGLCRDLCRFDAVATTPDGQCAIDPHRCEGCNTCVALCPRQAIAFLPRVCGYHAVSDTRFGRLVHARLDPGAENSGRLVSLLKRKARELAQKDGCDLILCDGAPGIACPVISSLSGATLVVLVTEPTPSGTHDLLRVAGLCDHFRLPVGVIINKADLNPGEAARIEAHCVAKRYVLLGRLPHHPDVTRAMVRKLTLPEYGGPLADTVADLWQAIRNLAEACPRPLK encoded by the coding sequence ATGCGTGAAATCGTTGTCTTAAGCGGCAAGGGCGGGGCCGGCAAAACGTCCCTGACCGCCGCCTTCGCCGCCCTGGCCGAAAAGAAAATCGTTTGCGACCTCGACGTGGACGCCCCGGACCTGCACATCCTGCTTGATCCGACCAATACCGTGGCCGAGGAATTCATTTCCGGCCACCTGGCCGCCGTCGATCCCGACCTGTGCGACGGCTGCGGCCTGTGCCGGGACCTGTGCCGATTTGATGCCGTCGCCACCACCCCGGACGGGCAATGCGCCATCGATCCGCACCGCTGCGAAGGGTGCAACACCTGCGTGGCGCTGTGTCCCCGCCAGGCCATCGCCTTCCTGCCCCGGGTCTGCGGCTACCACGCCGTGTCCGACACGCGCTTTGGCCGGCTGGTCCACGCCCGGCTGGACCCCGGGGCCGAGAATTCCGGGCGGCTGGTGTCGCTTTTAAAGCGCAAGGCCCGGGAGCTGGCCCAAAAGGACGGCTGCGACCTGATCCTGTGCGATGGGGCCCCGGGCATCGCCTGTCCGGTCATAAGCTCGCTGTCCGGCGCGACCCTCGTCGTGCTCGTGACCGAGCCCACGCCGTCCGGGACCCACGATCTCCTGCGCGTGGCCGGCCTGTGCGACCACTTCCGCCTGCCGGTCGGCGTCATCATCAACAAGGCCGACCTCAATCCCGGGGAAGCGGCCCGCATCGAAGCCCACTGCGTCGCAAAGCGCTACGTCTTGCTCGGCCGGCTGCCCCACCACCCGGACGTGACCCGGGCCATGGTGCGAAAACTGACCCTGCCCGAATACGGAGGCCCGCTGGCCGACACTGTCGCCGACCTGTGGCAGGCCATCCGCAACCTGGCCGAGGCATGCCCCCGGCCGCTCAAATAA
- a CDS encoding NifB/NifX family molybdenum-iron cluster-binding protein, with the protein METYRIAIPSTLPGGMESALGAHFGHCDCYTVVDVAEGRITQVGTLPNVPHVQGGCMAPVNHLAGNGVNVLLAGGMGMRPLMGFQQVGIKVYHGGDAAVVKDAVDAFLAGGLVPFSLNQTCGGGQA; encoded by the coding sequence ATGGAAACCTACCGCATCGCCATCCCCTCGACCCTGCCCGGCGGCATGGAAAGCGCCCTTGGCGCCCACTTTGGCCACTGCGACTGCTACACCGTCGTGGACGTGGCCGAGGGCCGGATCACCCAGGTCGGCACCCTGCCGAACGTCCCCCATGTCCAGGGCGGCTGCATGGCCCCGGTCAACCATCTGGCCGGAAACGGCGTCAACGTGCTTTTGGCCGGCGGCATGGGCATGCGCCCGCTCATGGGATTCCAGCAGGTCGGCATCAAGGTCTACCACGGCGGCGACGCCGCCGTGGTCAAGGACGCCGTGGACGCCTTCCTGGCCGGCGGCCTGGTTCCCTTCTCCCTGAACCAGACCTGCGGCGGCGGCCAGGCGTAG
- a CDS encoding CGGC domain-containing protein, with protein sequence MEKILMIGCKKLMDDVCIACSRCQVAFNRRDGAFARYKDQEAEIIGFLHCGDCPGVGVVNRMAQLKLWNAPLGEKPTKVHLGTCLVNYCPEKETLAARIRAKAGVEVVEGGHAYLPSDIFK encoded by the coding sequence ATGGAAAAGATTCTCATGATCGGCTGCAAAAAGCTCATGGACGACGTCTGCATCGCCTGCTCCCGGTGCCAGGTGGCCTTCAACCGCCGGGACGGGGCCTTTGCCCGCTACAAGGACCAGGAGGCCGAGATCATCGGCTTTCTCCACTGCGGCGACTGTCCCGGCGTCGGCGTGGTCAACCGCATGGCCCAGCTCAAGCTCTGGAACGCCCCGCTTGGGGAAAAGCCCACCAAGGTCCACCTGGGGACCTGCCTGGTCAACTACTGTCCGGAAAAGGAAACGCTCGCGGCCAGGATCAGGGCCAAGGCCGGGGTCGAGGTCGTCGAAGGCGGGCACGCCTACCTCCCGTCCGACATCTTCAAATAG
- a CDS encoding MBL fold metallo-hydrolase, protein MSLRAIRILMDNRADAAALAFEHGWSAWLDLGPDGAWLWDTGQTGLFLENAEAMGIDPLAATGVALSHGHHDHAGGLPALLERGFAGPVVGHPGLLAVRYSRRGPSSFRSIGMGDGRLKDCPFDFAPTPDVRELAPGLAFVAGIDRRPGAFTATANLFCDTAGLVADTVPDDACLVAATARGPLVLLGCCHAGLGNTLCHVRRRLGLASVDTVVGGLHLAGAPDDALEEAVSALHESGVRRLFAGHCTGDAALSALRRNFAGETIATGSGLLIET, encoded by the coding sequence ATGTCCCTGCGCGCCATCCGCATCCTCATGGACAACCGGGCCGACGCCGCCGCCCTGGCCTTCGAACACGGCTGGTCGGCTTGGCTGGACCTCGGCCCGGACGGCGCCTGGCTGTGGGACACCGGCCAGACCGGGCTTTTCCTGGAAAACGCCGAGGCCATGGGCATCGATCCCCTGGCCGCCACGGGCGTGGCCTTAAGCCACGGCCACCATGACCATGCCGGCGGCCTGCCCGCGCTCTTGGAGCGTGGGTTCGCCGGCCCGGTCGTCGGGCATCCGGGCCTGCTGGCCGTCCGCTACAGCCGGCGCGGCCCGTCCTCCTTCCGTTCCATCGGCATGGGCGACGGCCGCTTGAAGGACTGCCCGTTCGATTTCGCGCCAACCCCCGACGTCCGGGAGCTCGCGCCGGGGCTGGCCTTCGTCGCCGGCATCGACCGGCGGCCGGGAGCCTTCACCGCCACGGCCAACCTTTTTTGCGACACGGCCGGACTGGTGGCGGACACGGTGCCGGACGACGCCTGCCTGGTCGCGGCCACGGCCCGGGGGCCGCTGGTCCTGCTCGGCTGCTGCCATGCGGGCCTCGGCAATACGCTTTGCCATGTGCGCCGGCGCCTGGGACTGGCCTCCGTCGATACCGTCGTCGGCGGGCTGCATCTGGCCGGTGCGCCGGACGACGCCTTGGAGGAGGCCGTGTCCGCCCTCCACGAAAGCGGCGTCCGGCGGCTTTTCGCCGGCCACTGCACCGGAGACGCGGCCCTCAGCGCCTTGCGTCGGAATTTTGCCGGGGAAACCATCGCCACGGGGAGCGGCCTTTTGATCGAGACGTAG